A single region of the Vicia villosa cultivar HV-30 ecotype Madison, WI linkage group LG4, Vvil1.0, whole genome shotgun sequence genome encodes:
- the LOC131599105 gene encoding phospholipase A I-like, which yields MKVVKRRDPLRGITMAKAVNSGLQTDGTGVLIRLLRSEMVSTTPEVDESIPRGGGHHWTSLVVLSICGCGLSVFPVELTQLPHIEKLYLNNNKLTVLWVIGWFLSL from the exons ATGAAGGTGGTTAAGAGAAGGGATCCGCTTAGGGGTATTACAATGGCTAAGGCTGTTAATTCTGGTTTGCAGACTGATGGCACTGGTGTTTTGATAAGGTTGTTGCGGTCTGAGATGGTTTCAACGACGCCGGAGGTTGATGAGAGTATTCCCCGTGGTGGCGGTCACCATTGGACGAGTCTTGTTGTGCTTAGTATTTGTGGTTGTGGCTTGTCG GTATTTCCAGTAGAGCTTACGCAATTGCCGCACATAGAAAAACTTTATCTAAATAACAACAAGCTGACCGTTTTGTGGGTTATAGGCTGGTTTCTATCGCTTTGA